A genomic segment from Vanacampus margaritifer isolate UIUO_Vmar chromosome 3, RoL_Vmar_1.0, whole genome shotgun sequence encodes:
- the npy8br gene encoding neuropeptide Y receptor Y8b — MEQQPNYNQALWKEIPWDFTEDCSLSLSGTTFLIVAYSAVLAVGLVGNSCLVLVIARHKEMRNVTNILIANLSFSDILMCIVCLPVTIIYTLMDRWILGETLCKLTPFIQCVSVTVSIFSLVLIAMERYQLIVHPTGWKPMARQSYLAVALTWITACLISVPFVKYSILTLPFQNLTAPFPVNDQLVCMERWPSVQTRQAYTTSLLIFQYFLPLSLIMLCYLHIYLRLRRRKDMVDRGRNTTEKNNKGATRINILLASIVVAFGLSWLPLNIFNTVFDWNHEAIPSCGHDIIFSFCHLVAMASTCINPVIYGFLNSNFQKQLKSTLLHCRCWAVAERYESVPLSTVSTEVTKGSVLSNGSNGINT; from the coding sequence ATGGAGCAACAGCCCAACTACAACCAAGCCTTGTGGAAAGAGATTCCGTGGGACTTCACGGAGGACTGCTCGCTCTCGCTGAGCGGCACCACCTTCCTCATCGTGGCGTACAGCGCCGTTCTGGCGGTGGGACTGGTGGGGAACTCCTGCCTGGTGCTCGTCATCGCCAGGCACAAGGAGATGCGCAACGTCACCAACATCCTCATCGCCAACCTGTCCTTCTCCGACATCCTGATGTGCATCGTGTGCCTGCCGGTCACCATCATCTACACGCTGATGGATCGCTGGATCCTCGGGGAGACTCTGTGCAAGCTCACACCTTTCATCCAGTGCGTCTCGGTCACCGTGTCTATCTTCTCTCTAGTCCTCATCGCCATGGAGCGCTACCAGCTCATCGTCCACCCCACCGGATGGAAGCCCATGGCGAGGCAGTCCTACTTAGCGGTGGCTCTCACCTGGATCACCGCCTGTTTGATCTCCGTGCCTTTCGTCAAGTACAGCATCCTCACATTGCCGTTCCAGAATCTCACCGCCCCGTTCCCGGTCAACGATCAACTTGTTTGCATGGAGCGCTGGCCTTCGGTTCAAACGCGCCAGGCCTACACCACCTCTTTGCTCATCTTCCAGTACTTCCTCCCCCTTTCCCTCATCATGCTATGCTACCTGCACATCTATCTGCGGCTGCGCAGGAGGAAGGATATGGTGGACCGTGGCAGGAACACCACGGAGAAGAATAACAAAGGCGCCACAAGGATCAACATCTTGTTAGCTTCCATCGTGGTGGCCTTCGGCCTCTCCTGGCTCCCTCTCAACATCTTCAACACGGTGTTTGACTGGAATCACGAGGCCATCCCGTCCTGCGGCCACGACATCATCTTCTCCTTCTGCCACCTGGTCGCCATGGCGTCCACCTGCATCAACCCGGTCATCTACGGCTTCCTCAACAGCAACTTCCAGAAGCAGCTCAAGTCCACCCTGTTGCACTGTCGCTGCTGGGCCGTTGCAGAGCGCTATGAGAGTGTGCCGCTCTCCACTGTTAGCACGGAGGTTACCAAGGGGTCAGTCCTGAGCAATGGCTCCAACGGCATCAATACTTAA